A genomic stretch from Erigeron canadensis isolate Cc75 chromosome 9, C_canadensis_v1, whole genome shotgun sequence includes:
- the LOC122581461 gene encoding flavonol sulfotransferase-like translates to MTNEDHDAIKNNLTLFYDRYKATFTTFPKEKGWVSADLYMYQGFWFESAKTFSVMTAMAAQDEFKPHPSDIYLATLPKCGTTWLKALVFAIVTRDRYLHESASTNPLLFNNPHKLVPAIETEVLRNNPTYAEGHSPRLFSTHIPYTSLPESIVDFGCKMIYMCRNAKDVLVSLFHFSNKLRDTSRGLMTIEEAFEMFSKGISPNGPYWEHVKRYRKASLENPSKTLFLTYENMKSDTVNNVKNLADFLGYPFTEEEKSRGVMDEIASLCSFEKLSEANKHGDLIHGIMPNSVFFRQGKVGDWTNYLTTPEMCQILDEITNKEFHGLDISF, encoded by the coding sequence ATGACCAATGAAGATCATGATGCCATAAAAAACAACTTGACCCTCTTTTATGATAGGTACAAGGCCACGTTCACAACTTTTCCCAAGGAGAAAGGTTGGGTGAGTGCTGACCTATACATGTACCAAGGCTTTTGGTTCGAATCTGCCAAAACATTTTCAGTTATGACTGCTATGGCAGCGCAAGACGAATTTAAGCCTCATCCAAGTGATATCTACTTGGCCACATTGCCAAAGTGTGGCACCACATGGCTCAAGGCTCTGGTGTTTGCTATAGTGACGAGAGACCGTTACCTACACGAATCAGCTTCCACTAACCCTCTTCTCTTCAATAATCCGCATAAACTTGTGCCTGcaattgagaccgaagtcttaAGAAACAATCCTACTTATGCCGAGGGTCATTCACCCCGTCTTTTTTCTACTCATATACCTTACACTTCATTGCCCGAGTCCATTGTTGATTTCGGTTGTAAAATGATTTACATGTGCAGAAATGCTAAAGACGTTTTGGTTTCCTTGTTTCACTTTTCAAACAAGCTCAGAGACACATCGCGTGGTCTAATGACAATTGAGGAGGCATTTGAGATGTTTAGTAAAGGTATTAGCCCAAATGGACCGTACTGGGAGCATGTGAAAAGGTATCGTAAGGCTAGTTTAGAAAATCCGTCAAAGACTTTATTTTTAACATACGAAAACATGAAATCGGATACTGTGAATAATGTGAAGAATCTGGCGGACTTCTTGGGCTACCCTTTCACTGAAGAGGAAAAGTCCCGTGGTGTGATGGACGAGATTGCGAGCTTATgtagttttgaaaaattaagtGAGGCCAATAAgcatggtgatttaattcacgGAATAATGCCAAATAGCGTGTTCTTTCGACAAGGTAAAGTTGGAGACTGGACCAATTATCTCACAACACCTGAAATGTGCCAAATTTTGGATGAGATTACCAACAAAGAGTTCCATGGTTTGGACATCTCTTTCTAA